Proteins encoded by one window of Pseudonocardia alni:
- a CDS encoding FBP domain-containing protein — MTSPTETRIRRALTNCSKGEATRMVLPAWVRDLDPDRLDDVRGWRDPKAPDRGVLLVPTDDGTAGVVLRAATGATRAAAMCALCRTTHTVGGVALFAAPRRGAKGRQGDTVGTYICADLACAEHVRVETATAALKPAPGTTVDERRAGLRERAAEFVAAVTAEG; from the coding sequence GTGACCAGCCCGACCGAGACCCGGATCCGCCGCGCCCTCACCAACTGCTCCAAGGGGGAGGCGACGCGGATGGTCCTGCCCGCGTGGGTCCGCGACCTGGACCCCGACCGGCTCGACGACGTCCGCGGCTGGCGTGACCCGAAAGCCCCCGACCGGGGGGTGCTGCTGGTCCCCACCGACGACGGCACGGCCGGTGTCGTGCTGCGCGCCGCCACCGGCGCCACCCGCGCGGCGGCGATGTGCGCGCTCTGCCGGACCACCCACACCGTCGGCGGGGTCGCGCTGTTCGCCGCCCCGCGCCGCGGCGCGAAGGGGCGCCAGGGCGACACCGTCGGCACCTACATCTGCGCCGACCTGGCCTGCGCCGAGCACGTCCGCGTCGAGACGGCGACGGCCGCGCTCAAGCCGGCCCCCGGCACGACCGTCGACGAGCGACGGGCCGGGCTGCGGGAGCGGGCCGCGGAGTTCGTGGCGGCCGTGACCGCCGAGGGGTGA
- a CDS encoding GuaB3 family IMP dehydrogenase-related protein — MRDLVEIGMGREARRAYDLDQIEIVPSRRTRSSKAVSTAWQLDAYRFDIPLLTHPTDAVVSPDSAVRISELGGLGVLNAEGLWARHADPKGALERVVAAATGDEPDSAVALLQELHQAPIQQDLITEALRPLRDGSHTVAARVSPQRARELTPALLAAGVEILIVQGTIISAEHVSDGEPLNLKDFIAELDVPVVAGGVGDYRTALHLMRTGAAGVIVGYGQSTSTTTDEVLGVGVPMATAIVDAAAARRDYLDETGGRYVHVIADGGIGTSGDIARAVACGADAVMLGEQLAEAAEAPAGGLYWTSSAAHPSLPRSEVTGLARSGRTLEQVLFGPTDSPYGTTNLFGALRRAMAKTGYSDLKEFQRVGLNLRT; from the coding sequence GTGCGTGACCTCGTGGAGATCGGGATGGGCCGGGAGGCCCGTCGTGCCTACGACCTCGACCAGATCGAGATCGTCCCGTCGCGGCGGACCCGCAGCTCGAAGGCCGTCTCGACGGCCTGGCAGCTCGACGCCTACCGCTTCGACATCCCGCTGCTGACCCACCCCACCGACGCGGTGGTGTCGCCGGACTCGGCGGTGCGGATCAGCGAGCTCGGCGGGCTGGGGGTGCTGAACGCGGAGGGCCTGTGGGCCCGGCACGCCGACCCGAAGGGCGCGCTGGAGCGTGTCGTCGCGGCGGCGACCGGCGACGAGCCGGACTCCGCGGTGGCGCTGCTGCAGGAGCTGCACCAGGCCCCCATCCAGCAGGACCTGATCACCGAGGCGCTGCGCCCGCTGCGCGACGGCTCGCACACGGTGGCGGCGCGGGTCAGCCCGCAGCGCGCGCGTGAGCTCACCCCGGCGCTGCTCGCCGCGGGCGTCGAGATCCTCATCGTGCAGGGCACGATCATCTCCGCCGAGCACGTCTCGGACGGCGAGCCGCTCAACCTCAAGGACTTCATCGCCGAGCTGGACGTCCCGGTCGTCGCCGGCGGGGTGGGGGACTACCGCACCGCGCTGCACCTGATGCGCACCGGCGCCGCCGGCGTCATCGTCGGGTACGGGCAGTCCACCTCCACCACCACCGACGAGGTGCTGGGGGTCGGGGTCCCGATGGCGACCGCGATCGTCGACGCCGCGGCGGCCCGCCGCGACTACCTCGACGAGACCGGCGGCCGGTACGTGCACGTGATCGCCGACGGCGGCATCGGCACCTCGGGTGACATCGCCCGCGCCGTGGCGTGCGGCGCCGACGCGGTCATGCTCGGGGAGCAGCTGGCCGAGGCCGCGGAGGCCCCCGCGGGCGGGCTGTACTGGACCTCGTCGGCCGCGCACCCGTCGCTGCCGCGCTCGGAGGTCACCGGTCTCGCGCGGTCCGGGCGGACCCTGGAGCAGGTGCTGTTCGGGCCGACCGACAGCCCCTACGGCACGACGAACCTGTTCGGTGCGCTGCGGCGGGCGATGGCGAAGACCGGCTACTCCGATCTCAAGGAGTTCCAGCGGGTCGGGCTGAACCTGCGTACCTGA
- the guaA gene encoding glutamine-hydrolyzing GMP synthase, translating to MQTPTVLVVDYGAQYAQLIARRVREADVYSEIVPASLPVAEIVAREPAAVILSGGPASVYADGAPAVDPALFEAGIPVFGMCYGFQAMARALGGEVAHDGTREYGRTEVALTGTPGTLHEGLPRTHPVWMSHGDSVTAAPAGFTVTASTDRVAVAAFEDTDRRLAGVQYHPEVGHSPHGQEVLRRFLHDIAGIRPSWTTASIIDETVEAIRAQVGDGRAICGLSGGVDSAVAAALVQRAIGDRLTCVFVDHGLMRSGEREQVEKDFVAATGATLHVAEAADRFLEALAGVTEPEQKRKIIGREFIRVFETATAEVVADHHVGFLVQGTLYPDVVESGGGDGTAVIKSHHNVGGLPDDIEFDLVEPLRALFKDEVRMVGAELGLPEVIVARQPFPGPGLGIRIIGEVTRDRLETLRAADAIAREELTAAGLDREIWQCPVVLLADVRSVGVQGDGRTYGHPIVLRPVSSEDAMTADWTRLPYDVVERISTRITNEVSEVNRVVIDVTSKPPGTIEWE from the coding sequence GTGCAGACCCCGACCGTCCTCGTCGTGGACTACGGCGCCCAGTACGCGCAGCTCATCGCCCGTCGCGTGCGCGAGGCGGACGTCTACTCCGAGATCGTGCCCGCGTCCCTGCCCGTCGCCGAGATCGTGGCCCGCGAGCCCGCCGCGGTGATCCTCTCCGGCGGCCCCGCGAGCGTGTACGCCGACGGCGCCCCCGCGGTCGACCCGGCGCTGTTCGAGGCCGGCATCCCGGTGTTCGGCATGTGTTACGGCTTCCAGGCGATGGCCCGGGCGCTGGGCGGCGAGGTCGCCCACGACGGCACCCGCGAGTACGGCCGCACCGAGGTCGCGCTGACCGGCACCCCCGGCACGCTGCACGAGGGCCTGCCCCGCACGCACCCGGTGTGGATGAGCCACGGCGACTCGGTGACCGCCGCCCCCGCGGGATTCACCGTCACCGCGTCGACCGACCGGGTCGCGGTCGCCGCGTTCGAGGACACCGACCGGCGTCTGGCCGGCGTGCAGTACCACCCCGAGGTCGGGCACTCGCCGCACGGCCAGGAGGTGCTGCGCCGGTTCCTGCACGACATCGCGGGCATCCGCCCGTCCTGGACGACGGCGTCGATCATCGACGAGACCGTCGAGGCGATCCGTGCCCAGGTCGGCGACGGCCGCGCGATCTGCGGGCTGTCCGGCGGGGTCGACTCCGCCGTCGCCGCCGCGCTCGTCCAGCGCGCCATCGGTGACCGGCTGACCTGCGTGTTCGTCGACCACGGGCTGATGCGGTCCGGGGAGCGTGAGCAGGTCGAGAAGGACTTCGTCGCCGCCACCGGCGCGACCCTGCACGTCGCCGAGGCCGCCGACCGGTTCCTCGAGGCGCTCGCCGGGGTCACCGAGCCCGAGCAGAAGCGCAAGATCATCGGCCGGGAGTTCATCCGGGTCTTCGAGACGGCCACGGCGGAGGTGGTCGCCGACCACCACGTCGGGTTCCTGGTCCAGGGGACGCTCTACCCCGACGTCGTCGAGTCCGGTGGCGGCGACGGCACCGCGGTGATCAAGAGCCACCACAACGTCGGCGGTCTGCCCGACGACATCGAGTTCGACCTGGTCGAGCCGCTGCGCGCGCTGTTCAAGGACGAGGTCCGGATGGTCGGTGCCGAGCTGGGGCTGCCCGAGGTCATCGTCGCCCGCCAGCCGTTCCCCGGCCCCGGCCTGGGCATCCGCATCATCGGCGAGGTCACCCGCGACCGGCTGGAGACGCTGCGGGCCGCGGACGCGATCGCCCGCGAGGAGCTGACCGCCGCCGGGCTGGACCGCGAGATCTGGCAGTGCCCGGTGGTGCTGCTGGCCGACGTCCGCAGCGTCGGTGTGCAGGGTGACGGCCGCACCTACGGCCACCCGATCGTCCTGCGCCCGGTGTCCAGCGAGGACGCGATGACCGCGGACTGGACCCGGCTGCCCTACGACGTCGTCGAGCGGATCTCCACCCGGATCACCAACGAGGTGTCCGAGGTCAACCGGGTCGTCATCGACGTCACGAGCAAGCCCCCGGGCACCATCGAATGGGAGTGA
- a CDS encoding PspC domain-containing protein: MNQTQLPGSGRPPSASSTARNTMRDMWDSRPLRPRDDRKLAGVSAAIARRYEIDPTLVRVGFVVAAIVGPGIPLYLAGCAVLPDAGPPGSPVPPRSGPSSALSVTLLVLAALLAVPLVLSADRVIPAVVTVALLVALHVTRGNRPGAREAAASPTPVVPWVADPHAPTVAQVTPPAWDPLGAAPFAWDLPEPGPEPGPPPAPRSTLTPITLAVSLVVAGMVGVLALAAPGAVPASAVPGAALAVVGVGLVVGALRRAGRWLVPFAVLLALVTAATIPLNDAVGPDGWAVRGGIGETVEAPATVAQLAPEYRRGTGAVQLDLTRLDLTATPGATGPVRTRAEVGAGAVEIRVPRDADLLVRSSVGTGDLTVDGQTRTGQDVDLTVNDPGPDGPGGRVLELDLRAELGTVEVTRG; encoded by the coding sequence ATGAACCAGACGCAGCTGCCCGGGAGCGGCCGACCACCGTCGGCGTCGTCGACGGCCCGGAACACCATGCGCGACATGTGGGACTCCCGGCCCCTGCGTCCGCGCGACGACCGCAAGCTCGCCGGGGTCTCCGCCGCGATCGCGCGCCGCTACGAGATCGACCCGACGCTGGTCCGGGTCGGGTTCGTCGTCGCCGCGATCGTGGGCCCCGGCATCCCGCTCTACCTGGCGGGCTGCGCGGTCCTGCCGGACGCCGGCCCGCCCGGCAGCCCGGTCCCGCCGCGCAGCGGACCGTCGTCGGCGCTGTCGGTGACGCTGCTGGTCCTGGCCGCGCTGCTGGCCGTCCCGCTGGTGCTGTCCGCCGACCGCGTCATCCCCGCCGTCGTCACCGTCGCGCTGCTCGTCGCGCTGCACGTGACCCGGGGGAACCGGCCCGGGGCCCGGGAGGCCGCCGCGTCGCCGACACCCGTGGTGCCGTGGGTCGCGGACCCGCACGCCCCCACCGTGGCGCAGGTGACGCCACCGGCCTGGGACCCGCTCGGCGCCGCACCGTTCGCCTGGGACCTGCCCGAACCGGGACCGGAGCCGGGGCCGCCTCCGGCGCCCCGCTCGACGCTCACACCGATCACGCTGGCCGTGTCGCTCGTCGTCGCCGGGATGGTGGGGGTGCTCGCCCTGGCCGCACCGGGTGCGGTGCCGGCCTCGGCCGTCCCCGGGGCCGCGCTCGCCGTCGTCGGGGTCGGGCTGGTCGTCGGCGCGCTGCGGCGCGCCGGACGCTGGCTGGTGCCGTTCGCGGTGCTGCTCGCGCTCGTCACGGCGGCCACCATCCCGCTCAACGACGCCGTCGGCCCCGACGGCTGGGCCGTGCGCGGCGGCATCGGGGAGACCGTCGAGGCCCCCGCGACCGTCGCGCAGCTCGCCCCGGAGTACCGGCGCGGCACCGGTGCGGTCCAGCTCGATCTGACCCGCCTCGACCTCACCGCGACGCCCGGCGCGACCGGACCGGTCCGCACCCGGGCCGAGGTCGGCGCGGGCGCGGTGGAGATCCGCGTCCCGCGCGACGCCGACCTGCTCGTCCGAAGCTCGGTGGGCACCGGCGACCTGACCGTCGACGGGCAGACCCGCACCGGGCAGGACGTGGACCTGACCGTGAACGACCCCGGCCCGGACGGACCCGGTGGCCGGGTGCTGGAGCTCGACCTGCGGGCCGAGCTGGGAACCGTGGAGGTCACCCGTGGATAG
- a CDS encoding ATP-binding protein, translating into MPVPAGPVPPPPGETVSPRPGGPVPPRPGARVPLARRRSGRMVGGVAGGVADHLGVDVRWIRAAFVALTLLGWAGVLAYGLLWVFLRQEASVVERTVTRSERLQAAGLLTLGLGLSLVAATSGSAVLGWIAGPLGLATVGAAVVWREADEAQRRRWARDARSRVTGGRAALARTVLGAALVLTGLAVFLLGNLDLSQVRFGILAALATLLGVAVLTVPWWVRLVRDLGEERRARAVAAERAEIAAHLHDSVLQTLALIQRQSGDPREVQRLARGQERELRAWLYGPGGRARGGGGSPDAVETLLSAAITRVAGEVEDTYAVAVGPVLVGDAELDDDLRALVLAAREAMVNAAKHSGTSEVDVYVEVEPASDEGPGAAEVFVRDRGTGFDPDAVSDDRHGLADSVHARMRRHGGTVRIRTGAGEGTEVRLSMPLTEEETA; encoded by the coding sequence GTGCCCGTGCCCGCCGGCCCGGTGCCCCCGCCGCCCGGAGAGACCGTCTCCCCGCGGCCGGGCGGCCCGGTACCGCCGCGCCCCGGTGCACGCGTCCCGCTGGCCCGGCGCCGCTCCGGCCGGATGGTCGGCGGCGTCGCGGGCGGGGTGGCCGACCACCTCGGCGTCGACGTCCGCTGGATCCGGGCGGCCTTCGTCGCGCTGACCCTGCTCGGCTGGGCGGGGGTCCTGGCCTACGGCCTGCTGTGGGTGTTCCTGCGGCAGGAGGCCTCCGTCGTCGAGCGGACCGTCACCCGGTCCGAACGCCTCCAGGCCGCCGGGCTGCTGACGCTGGGGCTGGGGTTGTCGCTGGTCGCGGCGACCTCGGGTTCGGCCGTGCTCGGCTGGATCGCCGGCCCGCTGGGGCTGGCGACGGTCGGTGCGGCCGTCGTGTGGCGGGAGGCCGACGAGGCGCAGCGACGGCGGTGGGCGCGCGACGCCCGCAGCCGCGTCACGGGCGGTCGTGCGGCGCTGGCCCGCACCGTGCTCGGCGCCGCGCTCGTCCTGACCGGGCTGGCGGTGTTCCTGCTCGGCAACCTGGACCTGAGCCAGGTGCGGTTCGGGATCCTCGCGGCGCTGGCGACGCTGCTGGGCGTCGCGGTCCTCACCGTCCCCTGGTGGGTACGGCTGGTGCGCGACCTCGGCGAGGAGCGCCGGGCCCGCGCGGTCGCCGCCGAGCGCGCCGAGATCGCCGCGCACCTGCACGACTCGGTGCTGCAGACCCTCGCGCTGATCCAGCGCCAGTCCGGCGACCCGCGCGAGGTGCAGCGGCTGGCCCGCGGCCAGGAGCGGGAGCTGCGTGCCTGGCTCTACGGGCCGGGCGGACGCGCCCGGGGCGGCGGCGGCAGCCCGGACGCCGTGGAGACGCTGCTGTCGGCGGCGATCACGCGCGTCGCGGGCGAGGTGGAGGACACCTACGCGGTGGCCGTCGGCCCGGTGCTGGTCGGTGACGCCGAACTCGACGACGACCTGCGCGCCCTGGTGCTGGCGGCACGCGAGGCGATGGTGAACGCGGCGAAGCACTCGGGGACGTCCGAGGTCGACGTCTACGTCGAGGTCGAGCCCGCCTCGGACGAGGGGCCGGGCGCGGCCGAGGTGTTCGTGCGGGACCGCGGCACCGGTTTCGACCCGGATGCGGTGTCCGACGACCGGCACGGCCTCGCGGACTCGGTGCACGCCCGGATGCGCCGCCACGGCGGCACGGTCCGGATCCGCACCGGGGCCGGGGAGGGTACGGAGGTGCGGCTGTCGATGCCGCTGACGGAGGAGGAGACGGCATGA
- a CDS encoding substrate-binding domain-containing protein: MSRPTAGAAMGGGRAFVDATGTPVPLRGPVVRVVATDPRVGELLLELGAQLVGCAGALDGVDAVGDDRSPDPQAVRALRPDAIVTGTADGRYDLADPALLGRLRDIAPTVAVDLGRRAASAADLRALLGSVQPPPLRSRGRHED; this comes from the coding sequence ATGAGCCGCCCCACCGCCGGAGCCGCCATGGGCGGTGGACGAGCCTTCGTCGACGCGACCGGGACCCCGGTGCCGCTGCGCGGACCGGTCGTGCGGGTGGTGGCGACCGACCCTCGGGTGGGGGAGCTGCTGCTGGAGCTGGGCGCCCAGCTGGTCGGCTGCGCGGGGGCGCTCGACGGTGTCGACGCGGTCGGCGACGACCGCAGCCCGGACCCGCAGGCGGTGCGGGCGCTGCGTCCGGACGCGATCGTCACCGGGACCGCCGACGGCCGGTACGACCTGGCCGACCCGGCCCTGCTCGGACGGCTGCGCGACATCGCACCGACGGTCGCCGTCGACCTGGGGCGCCGCGCCGCGAGCGCCGCGGACCTGCGGGCGCTGCTCGGGTCCGTGCAGCCGCCGCCGCTGCGCTCGCGCGGGCGGCACGAGGACTGA
- a CDS encoding chorismate mutase yields the protein MTDPAAPQPSSGTSTEVRTGADPEIEQLRREIDRLDAEILDAILRRTEVSKRIGAARMAAGGPRIVYSREMAVLDRFADLGPEGRELAMMLLRLGRGRLGGR from the coding sequence ATGACCGACCCCGCAGCCCCGCAGCCGAGCTCCGGCACGAGCACCGAGGTGCGCACCGGAGCCGACCCCGAGATCGAACAGCTGCGCCGGGAGATCGACCGGCTCGACGCCGAGATCCTCGACGCGATCCTCCGCCGCACCGAGGTCTCGAAGCGCATCGGCGCCGCCCGCATGGCCGCGGGCGGACCGCGCATCGTCTACAGCCGCGAGATGGCGGTGCTGGACCGGTTCGCCGACCTCGGCCCCGAGGGCCGCGAGCTGGCGATGATGCTGCTGCGGCTGGGCCGCGGACGTCTCGGCGGCCGTTGA
- the guaB gene encoding IMP dehydrogenase: protein MTSEMGGLPDKFAMLGLTFDDVLLLPAESDVIPSSADTSSQVTRRVRVQVPLVSSPMDTVTESRMAIAMARAGGLGVLHRNLSPDAQAAQAEVVKRSEAGMVTDPVTCSPDATLADVDALCAKFRISGVPVTDETGRLVGIITNRDMRYEVDTDRPVSEVMTRAPLVTAKVGVTAEAALGLLRRHKLEKLPIVDGDDMLRGLITIKDFNKTEQYPLATKDPDGRLVVAAAVGVGDDAYARSMQLVEAGVDVLMVDTAHGHSRRVLETVAKLRAEVGDHVDVVGGNVATYEGARALVEAGADAVKVGVGPGSICTTRVVAGVGAPQITAIYEATRACAPAGVPVIGDGGIQYSGDVAKAIAAGASTVMLGSLLAGTAESPGEVVLVGGKQFKTYRGMGSLGAMQGRAGAAGRSYSKDRYAQDDVLSEDKLVPEGIEGRIPFRGPLSSVVHQLGGGLRSGMGYVGAQTIPDLQQARLVRITAAGLKESHPHDITMTVEAPNYAAR, encoded by the coding sequence ATGACGAGCGAGATGGGCGGCCTGCCGGACAAGTTCGCGATGCTCGGACTGACCTTCGACGACGTGCTGCTGCTGCCCGCCGAGTCGGACGTGATCCCCAGCTCGGCCGACACGTCGAGCCAGGTGACCCGCCGGGTGCGGGTCCAGGTGCCGCTGGTCTCGTCCCCGATGGACACCGTCACCGAGTCCCGGATGGCCATCGCGATGGCCCGCGCCGGCGGTCTCGGCGTGCTGCACCGCAACCTCTCCCCGGACGCCCAGGCGGCCCAGGCCGAGGTCGTGAAGCGGTCCGAGGCCGGCATGGTGACCGACCCGGTGACCTGCAGCCCCGACGCGACGCTGGCCGACGTCGACGCCCTGTGCGCCAAGTTCCGGATCTCCGGTGTGCCGGTGACCGACGAGACCGGCCGGCTGGTGGGGATCATCACCAACCGCGACATGCGCTACGAGGTCGACACCGACCGGCCCGTGTCGGAGGTCATGACCCGCGCGCCCCTGGTGACGGCCAAGGTCGGCGTCACCGCGGAGGCCGCGCTGGGCCTGCTGCGCCGGCACAAGCTGGAGAAGCTGCCCATCGTCGACGGCGACGACATGCTGCGCGGCCTCATCACGATCAAGGACTTCAACAAGACCGAGCAGTACCCGCTGGCGACCAAGGACCCGGACGGGCGGCTCGTCGTCGCCGCCGCGGTCGGGGTCGGCGACGACGCCTACGCCCGCTCGATGCAGCTCGTCGAGGCCGGTGTGGACGTCCTGATGGTCGACACCGCGCACGGCCACTCCCGCCGGGTGCTGGAGACCGTCGCGAAGCTGCGCGCCGAGGTCGGCGACCACGTCGACGTCGTCGGCGGCAACGTCGCCACCTACGAGGGCGCCAGGGCGCTCGTCGAGGCGGGCGCGGACGCGGTGAAGGTCGGCGTCGGGCCGGGCTCGATCTGCACCACCCGCGTCGTCGCCGGGGTCGGCGCCCCGCAGATCACCGCGATCTACGAGGCCACCCGGGCGTGCGCCCCGGCCGGCGTCCCGGTCATCGGCGACGGCGGTATCCAGTACTCCGGCGACGTCGCCAAGGCCATCGCGGCCGGCGCGTCGACGGTCATGCTGGGCTCGCTGCTGGCCGGCACCGCGGAGTCGCCCGGCGAGGTCGTGCTCGTCGGCGGCAAGCAGTTCAAGACCTACCGCGGGATGGGCTCGCTCGGCGCCATGCAGGGCCGTGCCGGTGCCGCGGGCCGGTCCTACTCCAAGGACCGCTACGCCCAGGACGACGTGCTCAGCGAGGACAAGCTCGTCCCCGAGGGCATCGAGGGCCGGATCCCGTTCCGCGGGCCGCTGTCCTCGGTCGTGCACCAGCTCGGCGGCGGGCTGCGCTCGGGCATGGGCTACGTCGGCGCGCAGACCATCCCGGACCTGCAGCAGGCGCGCCTGGTGCGGATCACCGCGGCCGGTCTCAAGGAGAGCCACCCGCACGACATCACGATGACCGTCGAGGCCCCGAACTACGCCGCCCGGTAG
- a CDS encoding LuxR C-terminal-related transcriptional regulator codes for MTTADVPGTPAGPGDTGIRVYLVDDHALFRSGVRAELDRGDGRSPVLEVVGEAGSVDEAVAGVGHLAPDVVLLDVHMPGGGGAEILRRARAAGTESVFLALSVSDAAEDVISVIRSGARGYVTKTISGRDLADAVRRVRAGDAVFSPRLAGFVLDAFSDRPGAAPPVDPEIDQLTKRERDVLRLLARGYAYKEIAKELFISVKTVETHVSSVLRKTQTSNRHELSRWASDRRLV; via the coding sequence ATGACCACCGCCGACGTGCCGGGGACACCGGCCGGTCCGGGCGACACCGGTATCCGGGTCTACCTGGTCGACGACCACGCGTTGTTCCGGTCCGGCGTGCGCGCCGAGCTGGACCGTGGCGACGGGCGCAGCCCCGTGCTGGAGGTCGTCGGTGAGGCGGGCTCCGTCGACGAGGCGGTGGCCGGCGTCGGGCACCTCGCGCCGGACGTGGTGCTGCTCGACGTGCACATGCCCGGCGGAGGGGGCGCGGAGATCCTGCGCCGGGCGCGCGCGGCGGGCACGGAGTCGGTGTTCCTGGCACTGTCGGTGTCCGACGCCGCGGAGGACGTCATCTCGGTGATCCGGTCCGGCGCCCGCGGCTACGTCACGAAGACGATCTCGGGCCGGGACCTCGCCGACGCCGTGCGACGCGTACGGGCCGGTGACGCGGTCTTCTCACCACGCCTGGCCGGGTTCGTGCTGGACGCGTTCTCCGACCGGCCGGGTGCGGCACCGCCGGTGGACCCGGAGATCGACCAGCTGACCAAGCGGGAGCGGGACGTGCTGCGGCTGCTGGCCCGCGGCTACGCCTACAAGGAGATCGCGAAGGAGCTGTTCATCTCGGTGAAGACGGTGGAGACCCACGTGTCGAGCGTGCTGCGCAAGACGCAGACGTCGAACCGGCACGAGCTGTCCCGCTGGGCTTCCGACAGGAGGCTCGTGTAG